The following are encoded in a window of Impatiens glandulifera chromosome 5, dImpGla2.1, whole genome shotgun sequence genomic DNA:
- the LOC124939113 gene encoding uncharacterized protein LOC124939113, giving the protein MEMKHFSHEHNLHLHEEDGYSNKHFCNGCWQRISISGSYYRCNNHSCQYSLHKRCAEQPHQINYPLHKHPLTLLPQPPYRSHRCYCSSCYKSQWQHFTYHCPICKYDLDIECALRATRINHKSHNHPLIPLQKSSSFFCQACRKRDVHGPSYVCSDCQFWVHQKCADCFPSSVLYEHNNQSHHTLQLSYSFPSDFHRFLSFCEICLEILNKRDWVYYCSDCRYFVHSDCLLSLLDEMGKDGKPALSSTNNLVETIEDESIITHLPPIDEFINPLTLFINRISLDHENQSLLEHASHEHKLILVLELQESDNNTILVNEHMKDKQTCAGCCSIIMSPPFYKCVESQTSNNCPFHLHKHCAQLPEKLNRHPSHPDHPLVLSMELYGIIRCNNCKKLCLGFVFSCHNCRFYLDIACASLLFGSIMTHDLHQHSPMMIREFRESDGHRCSGCTFLLTGIGFACIACEYFKIDVECALLLRGFNHRFDEHPFVLSYSPVKGIEEYICEICEFDINPRQWFYCCGICDHSIHSECILPICDHPTVVFNQGNFISTPHHCHRLILEKSIDVGLSCDCCGKSFGEGLGGFECFECSFRIHRECADMPQEVKLQLDDHPLRLLSSNSSLKRTRVRVCILCGLELDLELWFYYCGICDQSAHLECVSKYQVVLIQSSRHGLRVIWRTIIIE; this is encoded by the exons ATGGAGATGAAGCATTTTAGCCACGAACACAATCTACATCTCCATGAAGAAGATGGTTACAGCAATAAACATTTCTGCAATGGCTGTTGGCAACGAATATCCATCTCAGGCTCATATTACAGATGCAATAATCATTCATGTCAATATTCACTTCACAAACGTTGTGCAGAACAACCACATCAAATCAACTATCCTCTTCACAAACACCCACTAACCCTCCTTCCCCAACCACCCTATCGTTCTCATCGATGTTACTGTAGTTCCTGTTACAAATCCCAATGGCAACACTTCACTTACCATTGTCCAATCTGTAAATACGATCTCGACATTGAATGTGCTTTAAGAGCTACCAGAATCAACCATAAATCTCATAACCACCCCTTGATTCCTCTACAGaaatcgtcttctttcttctgcCAGGCTTGTAGGAAGAGAGATGTCCATGGCCCCTCTTACGTCTGTTCTGATTGTCAATTCTGGGTTCATCAGAAATGCGCCGATTGCTTTCCAAGCTCCGTTCTTTATGAGCATAATAATCAGAGTCATCATACCCTTCAGCTTTCTTATTCTTTTCCTAGTGACTTTCACCGGTTCTTGTCCTTCTGCGAAATTTGCTTGGAAATATTGAACAAGAGAGATTGGGTGTATTATTGCTCCGATTGTCGGTATTTTGTTCATTCCGATTGCTTACTTTCATTGTTGGACGAGATGGGGAAAGATGGAAAACCAGCTTTATCATCAACAAACAATCT GGTTGAGACAATTGAAGACGAATCTATCATTACCCACTTACCACCAATTGATGAATTCATAAATCCCTTAACCCTTTTCATAAATAGGATAAGCTTGGATCATGAGAATCAGTCTTTACTGGAGCACGCAAGCCATGAACATAAACTAATCCTCGTACTAGAATTGCAGGAATCAGACAACAACACCATTCTTGTGAATGAACACATGAAAGATAAACAAACATGTGCAGGCTGTTGCAGTATCATAATGTCTCCACCGTTCTACAAATGTGTCGAATCCCAAACCTCTAACAACTGCCCCTTTCATCTCCATAAACACTGCGCTCAACTCCCCGAAAAACTTAACAGACATCCATCCCATCCCGATCACCCTCTTGTACTCTCCATGGAATTGTACGGAATTATTCGATGCAATAACTGCAAGAAACTCTGTCTCGGATTCGTCTTTAGCTGTCATAACTGTCGATTCTATCTCGATATCGCTTGTGCTTCCCTTCTGTTTGGATCAATAATGACCCACGACCTCCATCAACACTCGCCGATGATGATCAGAGAATTTCGCGAATCCGATGGTCATAGATGCAGCGGATGCACCTTTCTTCTAACCGGAATAGGTTTTGCCTGCATTGCATGTGAATATTTCAAGATAGATGTGGAGTGCGCGCTATTACTGAGGGGATTCAATCATAGGTTTGACGAGCATCCGTTTGTTCTTAGCTATTCGCCCGTGAAGGGGATTGAGGAATACATTTGTGAGATCTGTGAGTTTGATATAAACCCAAGGCAGTGGTTCTATTGCTGCGGAATTTGTGACCATTCGATTCATTCGGAATGTATTCTTCCTATTTGTGATCATCCGACTGTTGTATTTAATCAGGGTAATTTCATCTCTACTCCTCATCATTGTCACCGTTTGATCCTCGAGAAATCGATCGATGTTGGGTTGTCGTGTGATTGTTGTGGGAAAAGTTTTGGCGAAGGTTTGGGTGGTTTTGAATGTTTTGAGTGCTCGTTTAGGATTCATAGAGAATGTGCTGATATGCCGCAAGAAGTGAAACTACAATTAGATGATCATCCGCTTCGATTGTTATCGTCTAATTCGTCATTAAAGAGGACACGGGTTCGAGTTTGTATATTATGTGGGCTCGAGTTGGATCTTGAGCTATGGTTCTATTATTGTGGCATATGTGACCAATCTGCCCATCTTGAATGTGTATCTAAGTACCAAGTGGTTTTGATACAATCCTCAAGACATGGATTAAGGGTCATATGGAGAACAATTATAATTGAGTAA